The following are encoded together in the Tepidiforma bonchosmolovskayae genome:
- the alr gene encoding alanine racemase has product MAHPPTTRNALAEVTTALNAWLEIDLDALEANVRTLKALLGPVELIAVVKANAYGAGAAAVAPALEAAGVDRFAVVWPHEGYLLRQAGVTRPIVVLGHAFPADATQAVRARLTLTCHSRALADALSAAAVEAGATAAVHIKVDTGLHRFGNELEEAIALAEYCRTLPGIVVEGLMTHMANADEADDSFSEEQHRRFEAAARALPWIPYLHTANSATALRRPGFRYSGVRIGLALHGELPANTPGPELRQVLALRARLARVSRVAPGEGVSYGLTWRASRPTRAGLVPIGYADGWRRSLTNAGEVLVAGRRCPMIGRVCMDQFLADVTDVPGADEGTIVTLLGADGADRITATEAARLAGTIAWDLLAGLSGRLPRIYHRGGHVETIVPPAW; this is encoded by the coding sequence GTGGCCCACCCGCCAACCACCCGCAACGCCCTCGCCGAGGTCACCACCGCACTCAACGCGTGGCTCGAAATCGACCTCGACGCCCTCGAAGCGAACGTCCGCACCCTCAAGGCGCTCCTCGGCCCGGTCGAGCTGATTGCCGTGGTCAAGGCGAACGCCTACGGTGCGGGCGCCGCGGCCGTCGCCCCGGCCCTCGAAGCCGCCGGCGTCGACCGGTTCGCGGTCGTGTGGCCACACGAGGGCTACCTCCTCCGGCAGGCCGGAGTCACCCGCCCGATCGTCGTCCTCGGCCACGCCTTTCCCGCCGACGCGACGCAGGCCGTGCGCGCCCGGCTCACCCTCACCTGCCACTCCCGCGCGCTCGCCGACGCCCTCTCGGCGGCAGCGGTCGAAGCCGGGGCCACGGCGGCCGTGCACATCAAGGTCGATACCGGCCTCCACCGCTTCGGCAACGAACTCGAGGAGGCGATTGCGCTCGCGGAGTACTGCCGCACGCTGCCCGGCATCGTCGTCGAGGGGCTGATGACCCACATGGCGAACGCCGACGAGGCCGACGACTCCTTCAGCGAGGAGCAGCACCGCCGGTTCGAAGCCGCGGCCCGGGCCCTCCCGTGGATTCCGTATCTCCACACCGCGAACTCGGCCACGGCGCTCCGCCGGCCGGGCTTCCGCTACTCCGGCGTCCGCATCGGGCTTGCCCTCCACGGCGAACTCCCCGCGAACACGCCCGGCCCGGAGCTCCGGCAGGTGCTCGCCCTCCGCGCGCGGCTCGCCCGGGTGTCCCGGGTGGCCCCCGGCGAGGGCGTGAGCTACGGGCTGACCTGGCGCGCGAGCCGGCCGACCCGCGCAGGCCTCGTGCCCATCGGCTACGCCGACGGCTGGCGCCGCTCGCTCACGAACGCCGGCGAGGTGCTCGTCGCCGGGCGCCGGTGCCCGATGATCGGCCGCGTCTGCATGGACCAGTTCCTCGCCGACGTGACCGACGTGCCCGGCGCTGACGAGGGCACCATCGTGACGCTCCTCGGCGCCGACGGCGCCGACCGGATCACCGCCACCGAAGCCGCCCGCCTGGCCGGCACCATCGCCTGGGACCTGCTCGCCGGGCTCTCGGGCCGGCTGCCCCGCATCTACCACCGGGGCGGCCACGTCGAAACGATCGTCCCTCCCGCCTGGTAG
- a CDS encoding transglycosylase SLT domain-containing protein, with amino-acid sequence MRAGRNRAAWGGFVLLCTAVVLAAGLIEVGRESAPPPAAERTSTPAPPPAPSQTATASPGPGGPGAGRNGPEELLCEGRFAEARAAFEAAAQDPAAAAEAWFGAGRAAEELGDREGAIAAYRRALGAASAGSETADRAAYRLLRALNNAARFGDALDVELAAGGGTVAAYARYERGRALAGAGRGAEAAALWEPIAADTGLAAAVRAQALEGLAGLARDAGDLAALARWLDARIALDGSPAARFERAEVARRLGDPAGFERELRALLAASPLSREATLALGALEAAGYAVDPGQAGFILYRRGAYAEAARVLTAGLEEPGIDAAARAYRAYYLAAALEELGRVDEAVAWYDAAAATGADSPFVHRAKYWAARVLESAGRRGQSAVRYLDLAVNGPPGEFTAEAAFRAGYDRYVERDITGALAAWEQTAAAASPRLEYWRGRALEAAGRKGEAADAYRRAVALDRFDFFAIEAAARLGEPVLALEVRYRARDLSRGVDWEAIADWLRGRIGGDWPGSAPTPACALARAGLGDEAEAELERAAAGARPWRLLELAREARSCGLGHLAIGYAVRVRQAAGAAPYDVPADLLRVSYPVFYGSAVDRAAAAANIDPLFLAALVRAESLWDPGAGSAAGALGLTQVIPSTGEGIARALGVAGFETADLFRPAVALEFGAYYLGVQLGRFGDPLLALAAYNAGPGNALRWAAGGDAGAAELAERIDFRETQAYVRVIVEVYAYYVAAWGP; translated from the coding sequence GTGAGGGCCGGACGCAATCGCGCGGCCTGGGGCGGGTTCGTCCTCCTCTGTACCGCAGTCGTTCTCGCTGCCGGGCTCATCGAGGTGGGCCGGGAGAGCGCTCCGCCGCCCGCCGCCGAGCGCACGTCCACGCCGGCACCGCCGCCCGCGCCTTCGCAGACTGCGACGGCCTCGCCGGGGCCCGGGGGGCCGGGGGCCGGCCGTAATGGCCCGGAGGAGCTGTTATGCGAGGGCCGGTTCGCCGAGGCGCGGGCCGCGTTTGAGGCCGCAGCACAGGACCCCGCGGCCGCTGCCGAGGCGTGGTTCGGCGCCGGCCGCGCCGCGGAGGAGCTGGGCGACCGCGAGGGCGCCATCGCGGCCTACCGGCGGGCCCTGGGCGCAGCGTCCGCCGGCTCCGAAACAGCCGACCGCGCCGCCTACCGCCTGCTCCGCGCGCTGAACAACGCCGCCAGATTCGGCGACGCGCTCGATGTCGAACTCGCGGCGGGCGGCGGCACGGTGGCGGCCTACGCCCGCTACGAGCGGGGGCGGGCCCTGGCCGGGGCCGGCCGCGGCGCCGAGGCGGCGGCGCTCTGGGAACCGATCGCAGCTGATACCGGGCTGGCGGCGGCCGTGCGGGCGCAGGCGCTCGAGGGGCTGGCCGGCCTCGCGCGGGATGCGGGCGACCTCGCGGCGCTCGCCCGCTGGCTCGACGCGCGGATAGCGCTCGACGGCAGCCCGGCGGCGCGGTTCGAACGGGCCGAAGTGGCGCGCCGGCTCGGCGACCCGGCGGGCTTCGAGCGTGAGCTGCGGGCGCTCCTGGCGGCGTCGCCCCTCTCCCGCGAAGCCACGCTCGCGCTCGGGGCGCTGGAGGCGGCCGGGTACGCGGTCGACCCCGGGCAGGCCGGCTTCATCCTCTACCGGCGGGGCGCCTATGCCGAGGCCGCACGGGTGCTGACGGCCGGCCTCGAGGAGCCGGGCATCGACGCGGCAGCGCGGGCCTACCGCGCGTACTACCTCGCCGCCGCGCTCGAAGAGCTGGGGCGGGTCGACGAGGCGGTCGCCTGGTACGACGCCGCAGCGGCAACGGGCGCCGATTCGCCGTTCGTCCACCGGGCGAAGTACTGGGCGGCGCGGGTTCTGGAAAGCGCCGGGCGGCGCGGCCAATCCGCGGTGCGCTACCTCGACCTAGCGGTGAACGGCCCGCCCGGCGAGTTCACGGCGGAGGCAGCGTTCCGCGCCGGGTATGATCGGTATGTCGAACGAGACATCACCGGGGCCCTCGCGGCCTGGGAGCAAACGGCGGCCGCGGCGAGTCCGCGGCTCGAGTACTGGCGCGGGCGGGCGCTCGAGGCCGCCGGGCGGAAAGGGGAGGCTGCGGACGCCTACCGGCGGGCGGTCGCGCTCGACCGGTTCGACTTCTTCGCCATCGAGGCGGCGGCGCGGCTGGGGGAGCCGGTGCTCGCGCTCGAGGTGCGCTACCGGGCGCGGGACCTTTCGCGGGGCGTCGACTGGGAAGCGATTGCGGACTGGCTCCGCGGGCGGATCGGGGGCGACTGGCCGGGGTCGGCGCCGACGCCGGCCTGCGCGCTCGCCCGAGCAGGGCTCGGGGACGAAGCGGAGGCCGAGCTGGAGCGTGCGGCTGCCGGCGCTCGGCCGTGGCGGCTGCTGGAGCTCGCCCGGGAAGCGCGCAGCTGCGGGCTGGGTCACCTTGCCATCGGCTACGCGGTCCGGGTGCGGCAGGCGGCCGGGGCCGCCCCGTATGACGTCCCGGCCGACCTCCTGCGCGTGTCCTACCCGGTGTTCTACGGTTCCGCGGTTGACCGGGCCGCCGCCGCCGCGAACATCGACCCACTCTTCCTCGCTGCCCTCGTCCGGGCGGAGAGCCTCTGGGACCCGGGGGCCGGGTCGGCCGCGGGTGCGCTCGGGCTGACGCAGGTCATCCCCTCGACCGGCGAGGGGATTGCGCGGGCGCTCGGGGTCGCGGGGTTCGAAACGGCCGACCTGTTCCGGCCGGCGGTGGCGCTGGAGTTCGGAGCATATTATCTCGGTGTGCAGCTGGGGCGGTTCGGCGACCCCCTGCTGGCACTGGCGGCCTACAACGCGGGGCCGGGGAATGCGCTGCGGTGGGCTGCGGGCGGCGATGCCGGTGCAGCGGAGCTGGCGGAGCGGATCGACTTCCGGGAGACCCAAGCGTATGTGCGGGTGATCGTTGAGGTGTACGCGTACTACGTTGCGGCCTGGGGCCCGTGA
- the rpmH gene encoding 50S ribosomal protein L34: MATKRTYQPHRIPRKREHGFLKRMSTRAGRLVLKARRLKGRKRLTVV; this comes from the coding sequence ATGGCGACGAAGCGCACGTACCAGCCGCACCGGATTCCGCGGAAGCGTGAGCACGGCTTCCTGAAGCGGATGTCGACCCGGGCCGGGCGGCTCGTGCTGAAGGCCCGGCGGCTGAAGGGCCGGAAGCGCCTGACGGTCGTGTAG
- the rnpA gene encoding ribonuclease P protein component, whose amino-acid sequence MDRSRRLRKGPEFDTAYQKGTAVRGPLLVVRVSPNGLGRDRWGFAVGRRLAPLAHDRNRVRRRLREAARQAGGEQGRDIIVVAREGALTAPVAELAAELRRLLRRTSKGGAPGERRLAGDAEAAGQEQKQEGDR is encoded by the coding sequence ATGGACCGTTCGCGCCGCCTGCGGAAGGGTCCAGAGTTCGATACAGCGTATCAAAAGGGGACTGCCGTGCGCGGTCCCCTTTTGGTTGTGCGGGTGTCGCCGAACGGTCTGGGGCGGGACCGCTGGGGGTTTGCGGTGGGTCGGCGGCTGGCCCCGCTGGCGCACGACCGGAACCGGGTCCGGCGGCGGCTCCGGGAAGCGGCCCGCCAGGCCGGCGGGGAGCAGGGACGCGATATCATCGTGGTCGCGCGGGAGGGTGCGCTGACCGCGCCGGTTGCGGAGCTGGCAGCGGAGCTTCGGCGCCTCTTGCGGCGGACGTCGAAGGGTGGTGCCCCCGGGGAGCGCCGGTTGGCTGGGGATGCGGAGGCGGCCGGTCAGGAGCAGAAGCAGGAGGGCGACAGGTGA
- the yidD gene encoding membrane protein insertion efficiency factor YidD, which translates to MGRVLAKPLIWLVVAYQATFSKVMPPVCRFEPSCSRYAKEALERHGAFRGGWLALRRLSRCRPFGGSGYDPVP; encoded by the coding sequence ATTGGCCGGGTGCTGGCGAAGCCGCTGATCTGGCTGGTGGTCGCGTACCAGGCGACGTTTTCGAAGGTCATGCCGCCGGTCTGCCGGTTCGAGCCGTCGTGCTCACGATACGCGAAGGAGGCGCTGGAGCGGCACGGGGCGTTTCGGGGCGGGTGGCTGGCGCTTCGGCGGCTGAGCCGGTGCCGTCCGTTTGGCGGGAGCGGGTACGACCCGGTGCCGTAA